The proteins below come from a single Halomicroarcula saliterrae genomic window:
- a CDS encoding cytochrome P450 — MPETTDAVPGPTGVPLLGNTLQWARDPLGFHERLADYGRVASYEALGQERYLLTEPADIERVLTDTDTFPKHEASTEQLSEIVGSGLLTSDGALWDRQRAAIQPAFYMDHIKRYADVMVERTAATADRLDAGETVDVHAELTRTTLEILLDCMFGADIDFEERGLYDTVDAIQTPLQPNNQPVTLFAPDWLPVPMLRRAERARGELRETVTAILEDRRRTDEDRTDLLSMLLDSDTAMADEQVRDEMLTFLIAGHETTALTLTYTLDLLSRTPEAERRLHEELRTVVDGRPTIEDVFAFEYTEAVVKEAMRLYPPAYEIRREPSEPVVFGDFSVPEGSLLLLPVWVLHRDDRFWDAPEQFRPSRWLDGESDRPEFAYFPFGGGPRRCIGRQFAMTEAQLVLATLLDQWRFEREYDELELAAAVTLKPKTDVEMTVRRRG; from the coding sequence ATGCCAGAAACGACAGACGCCGTCCCGGGGCCGACGGGCGTGCCCCTCCTCGGTAACACGCTCCAGTGGGCCCGTGACCCGCTGGGCTTTCACGAACGGCTCGCCGACTACGGCCGGGTCGCCAGCTACGAGGCGCTCGGCCAGGAGCGGTACCTGCTCACGGAGCCGGCGGACATCGAGCGCGTGCTCACGGACACCGACACCTTCCCGAAACACGAGGCGAGCACGGAGCAGCTCAGCGAGATCGTCGGCTCCGGGCTGCTCACCAGCGACGGCGCGCTGTGGGACCGACAACGCGCGGCCATCCAGCCGGCCTTCTACATGGACCACATCAAGCGGTACGCCGACGTGATGGTCGAACGGACCGCGGCGACCGCCGACAGGCTGGACGCCGGGGAGACCGTCGACGTCCACGCCGAGCTGACCCGGACCACGCTCGAAATCCTGCTCGACTGCATGTTCGGTGCGGACATCGACTTCGAGGAACGGGGGCTGTACGACACCGTCGACGCGATTCAGACGCCGCTGCAACCGAACAACCAGCCCGTTACGCTGTTTGCCCCCGACTGGCTCCCGGTGCCGATGTTGCGCCGCGCCGAGCGGGCCCGGGGCGAGCTGCGCGAGACCGTTACTGCCATCCTCGAAGACCGTCGACGGACCGACGAGGACCGCACCGACCTGCTCTCGATGCTCCTCGACAGCGACACCGCGATGGCCGACGAGCAGGTCCGCGACGAGATGCTGACCTTCCTTATCGCCGGCCACGAGACGACGGCGCTGACACTGACCTACACGCTCGACCTGCTCTCCCGTACCCCCGAGGCGGAGCGACGCCTCCACGAGGAGCTGCGGACTGTGGTGGACGGCCGGCCGACTATCGAGGACGTGTTCGCCTTCGAGTACACTGAGGCCGTCGTGAAGGAGGCGATGCGGCTGTATCCGCCCGCGTACGAGATCCGTCGCGAGCCCAGCGAGCCCGTCGTGTTCGGCGATTTCAGCGTCCCCGAGGGGTCGTTACTGCTCCTCCCGGTCTGGGTGCTCCACCGCGACGACCGGTTCTGGGACGCTCCCGAACAGTTCCGACCGTCGCGGTGGCTCGACGGCGAATCGGACCGGCCGGAGTTCGCGTACTTCCCGTTCGGCGGCGGCCCGCGGCGCTGTATCGGCCGGCAGTTCGCGATGACCGAGGCACAGCTGGTGCTTGCGACGCTGCTGGACCAGTGGCGCTTCGAGCGGGAGTACGACGAACTGGAACTGGCGGCGGCAGTGACGCTGAAACCGAAGACGGACGTGGAGATGACGGTCCGACGGCGCGGCTGA